From Cydia fagiglandana chromosome 6, ilCydFagi1.1, whole genome shotgun sequence, the proteins below share one genomic window:
- the LOC134665596 gene encoding lamin-A-like: MMELKQETISSNDRLQNILQSLSKCKIEFKNEKEEIKMLRENNVKLELELKESRETEKSHRCHLATSREMIGNLQETVSQLVYLKRDIKKLNDDIVSKDAIILGLEKDKENIIQKHNASIQELRTVHEKHIEGVTIANERKIQQIQQDFDTSAAQMSCALEELRAKNREQEASYKDKMNEVVLEYEEKIQRSAALAAQLQEQLSRQAARTEANIDAYRRRLEELEEKLKQSQFKNYLAQSSYPSESQVERPYSMDRDPYEQCSVDLSPVLEAPKKVVSATQKTKPNTLQVTYYGNKTPSAQRNEKKGQFNITKKRKLYNDKEFLEF, from the exons ATGATGGAACTTAAACAAGAGACTATTTCATCTAATGATCGGCTACAAAACATTTTGCAGAGTTTATCGAAATGTAAAATT GAATTCAAAAACGAGAAAGAAGAAATTAAAATGCTACGAGAAAATAACGTGAAACTGGAATTAGAACTGAAAGAGTCTCGCGAAACAGAAAAATCACATCGTTGCCATTTAGCGACTTCACGAGAAATGATAGGAAATCTTCAGGAAACTGTTTCGCAACTTGTATATCTCAAAAGGGACATCAAGAAGTTAAACGATGATATTGTATCTAAAGATGCTATCATATTGGGACTGGAAAAA GACAAGGAGAATATTATACAGAAGCACAATGCCAGCATTCAGGAGTTACGTACCGTGCATGAGAAGCACATCGAGGGAGTAACAATAGCCAATGAAAGAAAAA TTCAGCAGATCCAACAGGACTTCGATACATCGGCCGCACAAATGTCTTGTGCCCTAGAAGAGTTACGAGCCAAGAACAGGGAGCAAGAAGCATCTTATAAGGACAAG ATGAACGAAGTGGTATTGGAATATGAGGAGAAAATTCAGCGCAGCGCAGCACTAGCGGCGCAATTGCAGGAGCAGTTGTCGCGACAAGCAGCAAGGACTGAAGCTAATATCGACGCGTATCGAAGG AGGCTTGAAGAATTAGAGGAGAAACTAAAACAAAGTCAATTTAAGAACTACTTAGCACAGAGCTCGTATCCTTCGGAATCCCAAGTTGAAAGACCCTATTCGATGGACAGAGATCCGTATGAACAGTGCTCGGTAGATTTGAGCCCAGTACTTGAAGCACCGAAGAAAGTGGTGTCAGCGACGCAGAAAACTAAACCCAATACTTTACAAGTTACATATTATGGGAATAAAACTCCAAGTGCACAACGAAATGAGAAGAAAGGGCAATTTAATATTACGAAAAAGAGGAAGCTTTACAATGATAAAGAATTTCTAGAATTCTAA
- the LOC134665276 gene encoding heat shock 70 kDa protein 14 codes for MAAAYGIHLGNSSACLASYTNGAPSVIANDAGDRVTPAVIALNGAEWEIGLPAKSGQAASKAIIKHNKRLVNCDFTEDDLTYVESSSSCRIQNDEKLVYEFETSETKLYSNPDNIATKMYDKLFTIASHSMRDDGDLKLVLAAPLHWSDASRQRIVKCAELAGFDVLQVICEPAAAIMAYNLEDTVEDINVLVYRLGGSSCDASIVKISGGFISVEKNIFRSDLGGQCLTKDLANYIAQEFKQKWKLDPQESRRAMAKLLNHADNCKNILSTLNSAHVHIESLLDGVDWNQNVSRARFENAISSKIPSYMEPAQKVIEEFDGKISKIVLCGGSMKIPKLQSAIANLLPEAELLSGINPDEVIAVGCARQAGLLLDLPEITLNEPNTEVEFLGKDVYLKYLDQTVKIFKEGSPPFSQNVCNVDVGKDVKTIDFTLHENPDEEQFATETFDIEKLCKPFTLKATLQHSKIVLQVE; via the coding sequence ATGGCTGCAGCGTACGGAATACATTTGGGCAACAGTTCAGCATGTTTAGCATCCTACACAAATGGTGCACCTTCAGTAATCGCCAACGATGCCGGTGATCGTGTGACTCCTGCCGTAATCGCCCTTAATGGTGCAGAATGGGAGATAGGCTTGCCCGCCAAGTCCGGACAGGCTGCTTCTAAAGCAAtcattaaacataataaaagaTTAGTGAATTGTGACTTTACCGAAGATGATTTGACCTACGTCGAGTCTTCCTCGTCATGCCGCATTCAAAATGACGAAAAGCTAGTGTATGAATTTGAAACAAGTGAGACAAAGCTGTATTCAAACCCTGACAACATTGCTACTAAGATGTATGACAAACTATTCACTATTGCTAGCCATTCTATGCGAGATGACGGTGATCTGAAGTTGGTACTTGCTGCACCGTTGCATTGGTCGGATGCAAGCAGACAGCGCATTGTAAAATGTGCAGAGTTGGCTGGATTTGATGTGCTTCAAGTAATATGTGAACCAGCAGCCGCAATCATGGCTTATAACCTAGAAGATACTGTTGAAGATATCAATGTACTTGTCTACAGGCTGGGTGGATCATCTTGTGACGCTTCAATTGTGAAAATTAGTGGAGGCTTCATCAGTGTGGAGAAAAACATATTCCGATCTGATTTGGGTGGCCAATGTTTGACGAAAGATTTGGCCAACTATATTGCACAGGAATTTAAACAGAAGTGGAAGCTGGACCCACAAGAAAGCAGGCGAGCAATGGCAAAATTACTCAATCATGCTGACAACTGTAAGAACATTTTGTCAACTCTTAACTCTGCTCATGTTCACATTGAGTCTTTATTAGATGGTGTGGATTGGAACCAAAATGTGTCTAGAGCCAGATTTGAGAATGCCATTTCATCTAAAATCCCTTCATACATGGAGCCAGCGCAGAAAGTAATTGAAGAATTCGATGGAAAAATTAGCAAAATTGTTCTTTGTGGTGGAAGTATGAAAATACCGAAGTTGCAATCTGCAATTGCTAACTTGTTGCCAGAAGCCGAGCTACTGTCCGGTATCAACCCTGATGAGGTGATTGCTGTTGGCTGTGCTCGACAAGCAGGGCTCTTACTGGACCTACCAGAGATTACACTCAATGAACCTAACACTGAAGTTGAGTTTCTAGGCAAGGATGTTTACCTAAAATACCTGGATCAAACTGTTAAGATTTTCAAAGAAGGTTCTCCACCATTTTCTCAAAATGTTTGCAATGTTGATGTGGGCAAAGATGTGAAGACAATTGACTTCACTCTGCACGAAAATCCTGATGAGGAACAATTCGCTACAGAAACCTTTGACATTGAGAAGCTATGTAAACCATTTACTTTAAAAGCTACTTTACAACACTCAAAAATTGTTCTACAAGTTGAATGA